From the Streptomyces sp. NBC_00390 genome, the window CCGTGCGCACCCACCAGCAACGCCATCACACCAGTCCGCTCACCAGCGTCCGAAATCTGGGCATCCTCGCCCACGTTGACGCCGGCAAGACCACCGTCACCGAGCGGATCCTGTATGCCACCGGCGCCACCCACAAGCGGGGCGAGGTCCACGACGGAACGACCGTCACCGATTTCGACTCGCAGGAGCGCGACCGTGGGATCACCATCTTCGCCGCGGCGGTGAGCTGTGTCTGGGACGGTCACCGGATCAACCTGATCGACACTCCCGGCCACGTCGACTTCTCCGACGAGGTGGAGCGCTCGTTGCGGGTGCTCGACGGTGCGATCGCGGTGTTCGACGCCGTCGCCGGAGTCGAACCGCAGAGCGAGTCGGTGTGGCGGCAGGCCGATCGGCACCGAGTGCCGAGGATCGCCTTCGTCAACAAACTGGACCGTGCCGGTGCCGACCTCGACACGGCGGTCGACTCGATCCGGGAGCGGCTGCATCCGGTCCCACTGGTGGTCCAGCTGCCGATCGGGCAGGAGGACGGGTTCACCGGGGTGGTGGATCTGCTGCGCATGCGCTCGCTGGTCTGGGGCGCCGGCCGCGACACGTTCGAGGAGGGCCCGGTGCCCGAGGCCCTGCGGGAAGAGGCGCACCGCCGCCGCCGAATGCTGGAGGAGGCGGTGGCGGAACTCCATCCGAACGCTCTGGAGGAGTTCTGCACGGAGTCGACGGTCTCCGCACCGACCCTGGCCGCAGCACTGCGCGACCTGACCCGAAGTGGCGAGGGAGTCGTGGTGTTGTGCGGATCGGCCTACCGCAACCGCGGGATCGAGCCGCTGCTGGAGGCCGTTGTGGCCTACCTTCCGTCGCCTCTCGACGTGCCGGCAGTACGCGGCACCCTGGGCAGCGCGGTGCAGGAGCGGATCGCCGACCCGGCGGAGCCGTTCGCCGCACTGGTCTTCAAGGTGCAATCGACCGCCAAGGGGCGGCTGACCTACCTGCGCGTGTACTCAGGAACGATCCAGAAGGGAGACGCGGTGCTCGACGCAGGCGCGCAGCGCAACGAGCGCATCGGCCGGATCCTGCGGGTGCAGGCCGACCGGCACGTGGAGGTGGACCGGGCGGAGGCCGGGGACATCGTCGCGGTGATCGGCCCGAAGGCCGCCCGCGCCGGTGCCACCCTGTGCACACCCGCGGCGCCGTTGCTCTTCGAACCGCCCACCGTGGCCGAACCGGTCGTCTCCGTGGCGGTCGAGGCCCGCAGGAGCCTCGACACCGACCGGCTGGCAACGGCGCTGGCACGGCTGGTCGAGGAGGATCCGTCGCTGGTGGTCCGGACCGACCCCGAGACGGGCCAGACAGTGCTGTCAGGAATGGGGGAGCTGCATCTGGAGGTGGCTGTGGAGAAGATCCGCCGTGCCCAGGGGCTGGACGTCGGTGTCGGACGGCCGCAGGTGGCCTATCGCGAGACGGTCGTCCGCGGGGTGTCCGGCCTGGTGTACCGCCATGTCAAGCAGGAGGGAGGCGCCGGGCAGTTCGCCCACGTCGTTCTTGACGTGGAAGCCCTGGAGTCCGAGGCCGGCACCGTTGACAACGCCTGCGGCAGCGCAGGGGGTTTCGTGTTCCGGTCGACGGTGGCAGGTGGCCGGGTGCCGCAGGACTTCGTCCGCGCGGTGGAGGCCGGCTGCCGGGACGCCCTCGCCGAGGGCCCTCTCGGCGGCCACCCGGTGACCGGCCTGCGGGTCACACTGACCGACGGAGCCACTCACTCCAAGGACTCCTCGGAGCCGGCGTTCCGCACAGCAGGCCGGTTCGCACTCCGGGAGGCACTGCGCGCCGGTGTGATGGCACTCCTGGAACCGGTGGTGGAGGTCACGGCCACCGTGCCCGACGATGCCGTGGGCGGTGTGCTCGGCGACCTGGCGGCGCGACGCGGCCGGGTCTCGGGCCAGGCAGCGCGGGCGGGCACAGCCGTGATCACGGCGACCGTGCCGCTGGCCGAACTGTTCGGCTATGCGTCCCGGCTGCGCAGCCGGACCCAGGGCAGGGGCACCTTCACCACCCGGGCCACCGGTTACGCGCCTGTGCCGGCAGCGGTGTCCGACGGGGTGCTGTCACGTTAGATGCCCCGGATGGCCCCGCCCGCAGGGGACCCCTGTCGGTTGATTCCGCCCCGCTGGATCTCATCCAGTGGGGCGGAGTGCTGCCAACGGTGAGATGCAGGTTTTGGCGGGTGGTCTGTCGGTGAGCCGGGCGCGAGGCGGGCGCCGCTGAGGGCGGCGCCGGTGACCTGGTGTTGCAGCCGGGTCTTGTCGAGGCCGCGGTAGCGGGATCGGCGCAAGGCGAAGGCTTGGCCGGCTTGGGAGATGCCTGCCCTCCACGCCTACGCGGGCGTCCGCAGCGGCGGCGCCACTGGCGCGACGATGCCGCCGCACGCCGGGCGGTCAGTGACCCCTCGATGGGATCGGCGGGGCGGTCGCTGAGGCACTGGGGGGCACCTACTCCAGGTCGGGGAACCCTTCGAGGCTCGCGGGCCGTGCGCTCGGTCTGCCGCAGCCGGTGTCCCAGCCGGTACCGCGGCGCCCGCCCAACTGGGT encodes:
- the fusA gene encoding elongation factor G, producing MRTHQQRHHTSPLTSVRNLGILAHVDAGKTTVTERILYATGATHKRGEVHDGTTVTDFDSQERDRGITIFAAAVSCVWDGHRINLIDTPGHVDFSDEVERSLRVLDGAIAVFDAVAGVEPQSESVWRQADRHRVPRIAFVNKLDRAGADLDTAVDSIRERLHPVPLVVQLPIGQEDGFTGVVDLLRMRSLVWGAGRDTFEEGPVPEALREEAHRRRRMLEEAVAELHPNALEEFCTESTVSAPTLAAALRDLTRSGEGVVVLCGSAYRNRGIEPLLEAVVAYLPSPLDVPAVRGTLGSAVQERIADPAEPFAALVFKVQSTAKGRLTYLRVYSGTIQKGDAVLDAGAQRNERIGRILRVQADRHVEVDRAEAGDIVAVIGPKAARAGATLCTPAAPLLFEPPTVAEPVVSVAVEARRSLDTDRLATALARLVEEDPSLVVRTDPETGQTVLSGMGELHLEVAVEKIRRAQGLDVGVGRPQVAYRETVVRGVSGLVYRHVKQEGGAGQFAHVVLDVEALESEAGTVDNACGSAGGFVFRSTVAGGRVPQDFVRAVEAGCRDALAEGPLGGHPVTGLRVTLTDGATHSKDSSEPAFRTAGRFALREALRAGVMALLEPVVEVTATVPDDAVGGVLGDLAARRGRVSGQAARAGTAVITATVPLAELFGYASRLRSRTQGRGTFTTRATGYAPVPAAVSDGVLSR